In Nostoc edaphicum CCNP1411, the sequence TTTAATGTTTACTTGTCGCTAGAACTTCTGAAATCCTGCCTACGGCACGCTAGGCAAAGTGCAAGCTGGAAGTAAGGTATAGAGAAAATTAGGCGAATCTTACTGAGTTAGAATTAGTATCTTTAATAAGATTGCTTTAAAACGGTGCTATGAAAAAGTGGCGATCGCTTGAGAGTGGTATTCCCGCAAATTTCATCAGAAGTGCAGAAGACCCTGAATGTAAGCTATAAATTGTCTTGTTTACAAGACGCTAGACTTATGACAATTGCAAAGCTGACTTTTTCTTGACTCGACGAGTCAGAACTGAAGTAGCACCCACAAAACCAATTACAAAAACTCCTAATACAGAAGAAGACTCAGGAACCGCTTGAGTAACTACATCACCGGTGATACTCTTGTAGCCAGTGGCGACTGTGTGATTATCTGATTCAAAACCAGTTCCGCCAATATTGGTGAATTGAACCTGATCAAAAGTTCCGCCAACATTGTAGAAGTTGATGAACGCATAGGGTTCTCCAGAATTTTGATTTTGGAATGCCAAATTAGGATTACTGTAGTAGCTGTTTTTATTTGATAGATTTCCGATGTAATCAACTACATCAGCGGTGGTCATAGAAAAGACAACCTCTCCTTGCGAAAGGAATGTAAGTACGTTGCTACTATCTCCCGCAGACCACCAAAGTCCAAAGTAACTTTGTGGGGTTGTCAAATTAAGTGTGGAAACTTTCTGACCATTACCCGATCTATTCGTGTCTACATCAAAATATTTGTCTGTTCCACCAGCACCACCATATTGGTCTGCATTTATGACCAGAGTACTCTCATAGCTACCAATATTTGTTCCTCCCTCATTCCATTGAAAGCCTGTTGCACTGTAACCTTGTGCTTGTCCATCAAAATTTTGTATATTAGCATTAACAAGATTTGATAAATTTGCATTTTGTACGCCTGGGTTTTCTATTGATATCGAGAAAGACGCAGCCATTACAGGGCGGGTAAAAGTAGCTAAGGACAAAACAACACTAGAAGCGATCGCGGACTTAATTAAAAGACTTTTCATTTTAGAATCCTTTTTGTTTTTAATCTTTCGTGTTCATAGCCTCATTGTGCGATGGACTTCTAGATTCCAACATCAGAGAGATTACTTCTTTTTCGATTTGATTTTGCCCAGACGAAAATGTTGATTATTGGACTTTATTTAGAGGATAATCACTGATATTCTGTTCGGCGATATCTATTGCTTTATGTAGAAAGCGCAAAGTTATCAGTGCTAAATCGTAAACAAGCTTTATTTACAAAAGATGCTATTTTGTCATTTGCAGACAGCTTATATCTTTAGGGTTATAGATAAAGAAGGCATGAGGCATTGTGCTATGTCAATCCCTTACAAGACTGTGCTTTTCTCTTGGCTATTTCCCAAAAGATCCATAGAGTATCTGTTTGTTGTCTGAAGATAAAAAAGTTGTAAAGTTAGCTCATACATATTAAAAAATTGTATTTTGGGATGTTCTTCTTATTAAAGACCGGGGACAGCCTGCGAAAACCCTGTTTCCTGATCAATATCAATAGAAATAGATACATGCTTATTGCTATTGATTTTGATATTCTTCCCTTGTTCTGCCTACTCGTTCTTCTCCAGTCAACTACGCCACCTGAGTTTTTTTGACATAGGTAGTAACATGAATTAAACTACCTCTTGCAATCAACAAAAGAATCTTTCTCAATGCATCGAATTGAAGAAGCTGCTGTCCCTACTCGCGTTATCGGTTTAATTAGTGGCACGTCCGTAGATGGCATAGACGCTGCTTTGGTAGAGATTTCCGGTACAGAATTGGATCTCAAAGTTGAGTTGCTAGCGGGGGCAACATATCCTTATCCAGCCGAACTCAGAGAAAAAATATTGGCAGTTGGTGCAGGCGTTGCCATTTCAATGGCAGAATTGGCAGAAATAGATGATGCGATCGCCATTGTCTTTGCCCAAGCCGCTCAAAATATTCAAATTGGTCATCAGCCAGCTACTCTCATTGGCTCCCACGGTCAGACGGTTTATCATCGACCACCTGCGGATAGGGAAATAGAAAAGAAAACCACTCCCGACTCCCCACTCGGTTATAGTCTGCAACTAGGACGCGGTGCATTAATTGCCCATCTTACGGGCATTACAACTGTGAGCAACTTCCGCGTTGCTGATATTGCTATTGGTGGTCATGGTGCGCCTCTGGTGCCCAGAGTAGATGCCTATTTACTCAGTCATCCCCAGGAGGGGCGTTGTATTCAAAACATTGGTGGTATTGGCAATGTTGCTTATATTCCGCCTCGACATGGCGACTGGCTCTCAAAAATTCGTGCTTGGGATACTGGCCCCGGAAATAGTCTGTTGGATCTGGCGGTAGAGCATTTAAGCGCTGGTACTAAAACTTACGATGAAGATGGCAATTGGGCAGCAAGTGGTACTCCTTGCCATCCATTGGTAGAACAATGGCTCAACCAAGAATACTTTCATCTACCGCCGCCCAAATCCACTGGACGAGAGTTATTTGGTGTAACCTACCTGCATCAGTGTTTAAAAGATGCTCAAGCATACCAACTTAATGCTGCCGACATACTGGCAACTCTTACCGAACTGACAGCTGCTTCAATTGTTCATAGTTACCGCACTTTTTTGCCGCAAATGCCACAGCAAGTACTATTATGTGGCGGTGGTAGTCGCAATCTCTATTTGAAAAAAAGATTACAGTTATTGTTGACATCAATACCAGTCTGGACTACAGATGAAGTCGGCTTGAGTGCAGATTTTAAAGAAGCGATCGCCTTTGCAGTTTTAGCCTACTGGCGACATTTGGGCATTCCTGGCAATCTACCTACTGCCACTGGGGCACCTCAAGCAGTGCTTTTGGGAGAAATTCATCAAAGTCAGTCTTGAGTCCAGATTAGGGAGTGGGAAAAGAATTCCTAACTTCTAACTCTTAACTCCTAACTCAGCACTGCTATAACTGTAGTCTTGGCGGCACTCGATCAAGACAGGGAATATAAAAGTGGCTCATACTTTTTTATTAGAACCAGGACGCTGGGCAATGGAAGGAAATTGGCTGGAACGTAATGGTACGCCAATCAGCATCAAGGGTATGACCTTGGTAGCTTGGAATCGAGATAACTGGTTTACTATGGCTACAAAACTGATATTCCCAGGTAGCGATCGCTCAGAAATCTCTCTCCAATACAAGGGGCGACTGCATGAGGGAGAGCGACAGTATACTTTTTTACTACAACACAATATTTGGGGGCAAGTTGAAGGTGAAGGCTGGATTGGTCTAGATACGATTGTGCAGCGTTACTGGGTACTAGGCGATCGTCAACGTCGTAGTGGCTTTGAAACTCTACATCGTATTTCGGAAAATACATATTACCTCAGTAGTGGCATCTTAGCTGGTCATTTTTTAGCTAACACAATGGAAGCCAGCCTAGAGCGTCAGTCAACCTAAGACCAGTGCTGTCTGCTGTGCGTCTAGCGTGGAAGCCTGGCGCTCAAAAAACTCTGGCAACGCATTGCTTTCCTAACGTTCAATGTCTCATGCCTTACCTTGAGGAATCGTCATTTATTCTCACTTAACTACTGAGTTGTATACTAAAAAATAAATTATCAAATTATCGTCAGACTTTTAGTATTTTTACCGAACCTTGTAGTCTGGAGTCTAGTTTCATGAATCCTAAAGTCTCTGTCATTATCCCCGCTTATAATACTGAAGCTTATATTGCGAAGTCAATAGAGTCAGCCTTAGAGCAAACGCTTACTGATATTGAAGTTATCATAGTCGATGATGCTTCAAGTGATAAAACTGTAGAAGTCGCTAAAAGTTTTACAGATCAACGTCTCAAAGTTATTGTTAATCAACAAAACCTTGGGGCTGCTGCTGCACGAAATCGTGCCCTTAGAGCAGCCCAAGGAGAATGGATTGCTGTGCTTGATTCAGATGATTGGTATGCTCCAGAAAGATTGTCTAAGCTTGTGTCACGAGCAAATGAATTCAATGCAGACATGATTGCTGACGATGTTTATTTAATCAAGGATGGTGAAACATCCCCTTGGAGCACATTGATTCAAGAAAGTGGAGAAAGTATAGAAAAAATCCTCCAAATTGATATCGTTTATTTTGTAGAAACTGATATTTATGGAGAAACAGGGTTGCATCTTGGTTTAAGCAAGCCTCTATTCAAACGAGAATTTTTGGTTAAGCACGGCATCGAATATGATGAAGACATCAGAATGGGTCAAGACTTTTGGCTTGATATGAAATGCTTAATCAAAGGAGCTCGCTTTTTTATTGAACCAAAACCTTATTATTTCTACCGTTCGCGCCCTGGTTCTCTTGTATATCAAAGCCAATTACCACGTCTAAATCAATACTGCAAGGCTACTAATTCTTTCATGCAACAAGAGGTTGTGAAAAAGAATCCAGCTTTAATTCGCGCTCTGTCTTCTAATCTTGCAGTCTATAAGAAAAATCTAGCTTACCTTCAAGTTGTAGAGCCTATAAAACAAGGAAAATTGATCACGGCATTGACAGAAATTAGGAACAATCCAGGCTTTATTTATGATTTTATTTCCAGATTGAACAAAATTATCGAGCGTCGATTTCAATACTATGTAATGGGTAATAAATCAAGTTTTGACATTTATCCTAACATACAGAAAAAACGAAAAACTACTAATTAGTAGGATGACAGTTTTATTAAAAAAATGCATCATTACATAGTTGCAGAATGAGCCTAAAGGTCAAAAATATGGTCAGGCAATAAGACAATTTTTTAACAGTATTGGGTGACTATAGATTAGCTACCACATAAGCAAAATGTGGCTCCGTGGAAAGCATACCAATTCAAGGGTTTGATGATCTGTGGAGGTGAGTTTTGTCTGTGTAGTCAAGCCAGTGCGGTCTTCTCCGAATTATAGAAGGCTCGTCTCGCACCGAAGGGGAGAAGCTCTAGCGTATAGTGCAGCCTCTCGATAGAAGAGACTGCGCCAAAGATTCCGCATACTCTTACGGGGAAGTAACCTACGCGCAGCTTAACGTCTGGAAGTTTCCCCCATGAGCAACTGGTGCACGACTTCTAGTCACTCAGAGGAGTCAGAAATTAGACTTTACAAACATTCTCTCAGCTCGACTTTATCCAAAATTAAGAACTCAGTTTTCTTTATCTGGTAAAACCCCTGGCTTTTTAGCAAATACTTTACTCTGCACTCATTACTCAATTTTCAGAACTCTGTGGTGAGCGTGGTACTTCCTAATTAAAGTTTTTGGCATACCCTAGAGTTATCTATTTAGTCAAAATTGGGCAAACTAAAACTACACCACAATTAAAGTGCAAAATGGTACAAAGCATCATTATAAATC encodes:
- a CDS encoding anhydro-N-acetylmuramic acid kinase, which codes for MHRIEEAAVPTRVIGLISGTSVDGIDAALVEISGTELDLKVELLAGATYPYPAELREKILAVGAGVAISMAELAEIDDAIAIVFAQAAQNIQIGHQPATLIGSHGQTVYHRPPADREIEKKTTPDSPLGYSLQLGRGALIAHLTGITTVSNFRVADIAIGGHGAPLVPRVDAYLLSHPQEGRCIQNIGGIGNVAYIPPRHGDWLSKIRAWDTGPGNSLLDLAVEHLSAGTKTYDEDGNWAASGTPCHPLVEQWLNQEYFHLPPPKSTGRELFGVTYLHQCLKDAQAYQLNAADILATLTELTAASIVHSYRTFLPQMPQQVLLCGGGSRNLYLKKRLQLLLTSIPVWTTDEVGLSADFKEAIAFAVLAYWRHLGIPGNLPTATGAPQAVLLGEIHQSQS
- a CDS encoding glycosyltransferase family 2 protein — protein: MNPKVSVIIPAYNTEAYIAKSIESALEQTLTDIEVIIVDDASSDKTVEVAKSFTDQRLKVIVNQQNLGAAAARNRALRAAQGEWIAVLDSDDWYAPERLSKLVSRANEFNADMIADDVYLIKDGETSPWSTLIQESGESIEKILQIDIVYFVETDIYGETGLHLGLSKPLFKREFLVKHGIEYDEDIRMGQDFWLDMKCLIKGARFFIEPKPYYFYRSRPGSLVYQSQLPRLNQYCKATNSFMQQEVVKKNPALIRALSSNLAVYKKNLAYLQVVEPIKQGKLITALTEIRNNPGFIYDFISRLNKIIERRFQYYVMGNKSSFDIYPNIQKKRKTTN